Proteins encoded within one genomic window of Bacillus sp. F19:
- a CDS encoding ABC transporter permease: MRVLAIVTRIIQQFFRDKRTLALMLIAPLFILTLMNFIFDSEAYSPKIGLHGAPEQLVTVLGENDSKVIEYDENEPEKWIKADSLDAFISFNKGNQEITLEGSDPSVSRAVLGLLQKSGQPDQQAQPSVSYLHGSEDMTSFDYIGPVLIGVFIFFFVFLIAGVSFLRERTSGTLDRIMATPLKRWELVLGYVIGFGIFTTFQAILISAFSISVLDMMMEGPYFYVLLITFLLAMTSLTLGTLLSTFANNELQMFQFIPLVIVPQVFFSGLFKLETMAEWLQSISYAMPLKYGAEALQGIMIKGYGWEEIAQDVYILLGFSLAFLILNIFALKKVRRL; encoded by the coding sequence ATGAGGGTACTTGCGATTGTGACACGTATCATTCAGCAATTTTTCCGGGATAAGCGGACGCTTGCGCTGATGTTGATTGCTCCGTTATTTATTCTGACTCTGATGAACTTTATTTTTGACAGTGAAGCCTATTCACCTAAAATTGGCTTGCACGGAGCTCCGGAGCAATTGGTGACAGTTCTCGGGGAGAACGATAGTAAAGTCATAGAATACGATGAAAATGAACCGGAAAAATGGATAAAAGCAGACAGCCTGGATGCCTTTATCTCTTTCAATAAAGGAAATCAAGAGATTACATTAGAAGGCTCAGATCCGAGTGTAAGCCGGGCAGTGCTGGGTCTGCTCCAAAAAAGCGGCCAGCCGGATCAACAAGCACAGCCATCTGTGAGCTATTTGCATGGATCAGAAGATATGACCTCCTTTGATTACATCGGTCCAGTTCTTATTGGTGTATTTATCTTTTTCTTTGTTTTTCTGATTGCAGGCGTTTCATTTCTGCGTGAGAGAACAAGCGGGACATTGGACCGGATCATGGCGACTCCGCTTAAACGCTGGGAACTGGTTCTTGGGTATGTGATCGGATTTGGTATTTTTACTACCTTTCAGGCCATTTTGATTTCGGCCTTCTCCATAAGTGTGCTGGACATGATGATGGAAGGCCCTTATTTCTATGTACTGCTAATTACGTTTCTGCTTGCCATGACTTCTTTGACTCTCGGAACCTTGCTGTCTACGTTTGCTAATAACGAGCTGCAGATGTTTCAATTCATCCCGCTCGTCATTGTGCCGCAAGTGTTCTTTTCAGGTCTTTTTAAACTGGAAACGATGGCGGAGTGGCTGCAGTCCATCAGTTATGCCATGCCGCTTAAATACGGCGCAGAAGCTCTGCAGGGGATCATGATTAAAGGTTATGGGTGGGAGGAAATTGCACAGGATGTCTATATTCTGCTTGGTTTTTCCCTGGCTTTTCTGATTCTGAATATCTTCGCTTTGAAAAAGGTGAGAAGGCTGTAA
- a CDS encoding ABC transporter ATP-binding protein codes for MSIELQSVSKSFGKKEVIKDVSFSVGKGEIFGLLGPSGSGKTTLIKMIVGIEEASIGDANVLGVKMPDLKSLQKIGFMAQSDALYGELTGKENIAFFAALSGLKGKKKKERIQYVMDLVNLSEHASKRTGDYSGGMKRRLSLAIAMLHEPQILVLDEPTVGIDPILRQSIWEELKNIRRTGTTIVVTTHVMDEAEKCDRIGFIREGVLIASGTPEQLKSETMSHTIEEAFLAYGGAKQ; via the coding sequence ATGAGCATCGAACTCCAATCTGTTTCAAAATCATTCGGTAAAAAGGAAGTAATAAAAGATGTTTCATTTTCAGTAGGCAAGGGGGAAATCTTTGGCCTGCTCGGACCTTCAGGGTCAGGAAAAACAACCTTAATTAAAATGATAGTTGGAATTGAAGAAGCAAGCATCGGGGATGCGAACGTTTTAGGAGTAAAAATGCCGGACTTAAAATCTCTTCAAAAAATCGGATTTATGGCGCAGTCAGATGCTCTTTACGGAGAGCTTACCGGAAAAGAAAATATAGCTTTTTTCGCAGCTCTCAGCGGTTTAAAAGGAAAAAAGAAAAAAGAGAGAATTCAGTATGTGATGGATCTTGTTAACCTTTCTGAGCATGCATCGAAACGGACAGGAGATTATTCAGGGGGAATGAAGCGACGACTGTCGCTTGCAATCGCCATGCTTCATGAGCCTCAAATCCTTGTGCTTGATGAGCCGACGGTGGGAATCGATCCAATCCTGCGCCAGTCGATTTGGGAGGAGCTTAAAAACATCAGGCGTACAGGAACGACGATTGTTGTCACAACGCATGTGATGGACGAAGCTGAAAAATGTGACAGGATTGGTTTCATTCGCGAAGGAGTCCTGATCGCCTCGGGAACTCCAGAGCAATTGAAATCAGAAACGATGTCACACACCATTGAAGAAGCATTTTTAGCATATGGGGGTGCTAAACAATGA
- a CDS encoding GntR family transcriptional regulator, with protein MNPFLDTDRPIFQQIAEQIEDDIINGMVQEREKIPSTNEFAAHYQINPATAAKGINQLVEKGILFKKRGIGMFVAEGAKGKLVQKRKEQFYEAFILPLKSEAAKLNISVNDLKEMLEKGSGLNES; from the coding sequence ATGAATCCATTTTTAGATACCGACAGGCCAATATTTCAGCAAATAGCGGAACAGATAGAAGATGACATCATCAATGGCATGGTTCAGGAAAGAGAAAAAATTCCATCAACAAATGAGTTTGCGGCACATTATCAAATTAATCCGGCAACAGCGGCAAAAGGAATCAATCAATTAGTGGAGAAAGGCATTCTTTTCAAGAAGAGAGGGATTGGAATGTTTGTAGCTGAAGGGGCAAAGGGGAAGCTGGTTCAAAAGCGTAAAGAGCAATTTTATGAAGCATTTATTTTGCCGCTGAAATCTGAAGCGGCAAAACTGAATATCAGTGTAAACGACTTAAAAGAAATGCTTGAAAAGGGGAGCGGCCTTAATGAAAGTTAA
- the ytvI gene encoding sporulation integral membrane protein YtvI has protein sequence MNKKKWILLSILIVVVMILLPLSLSLLFALITALLLEGAVQRLQKHLNFGRGLAVFAAFTAYVALLGMIGYFTVKVVFDQFVAFASSLPEIIKEVYASIIQPTLTKWEQVQETIPGGVVQSLEESFTAGLKSFEEGVNGFLNSLLDFIAFLPGLMFEILIYLIALYLFSLELPRLKRMIADSLTEKTKEKLTLVLEELNKAGIGFVKAQIFLSALTFVMAFAGLSILGVPYTVVLSLLIVIVDILPILGTGSFLVPWAIYAFFQNDQALSIGLVILFLVITVVRRVIEPKIFSSSMGITPLAALISLFIGFKLLGFIGLFAGPALVIVFDTLRKARMIRTDFKF, from the coding sequence GTGAACAAGAAAAAATGGATTTTGCTCAGTATTTTGATCGTCGTGGTCATGATCCTTTTGCCGCTAAGCCTATCTCTTTTATTCGCATTAATTACTGCGCTCTTACTGGAAGGGGCTGTGCAAAGGCTGCAAAAACACTTGAATTTTGGACGCGGTCTTGCCGTTTTTGCCGCATTTACAGCCTATGTTGCACTGCTGGGGATGATTGGCTACTTTACAGTTAAAGTTGTTTTTGATCAATTTGTTGCATTTGCATCGAGTCTCCCTGAAATCATTAAAGAGGTTTATGCAAGCATCATTCAGCCCACTTTAACGAAATGGGAACAAGTGCAGGAAACCATTCCAGGAGGAGTTGTTCAATCACTTGAGGAATCGTTTACAGCTGGACTTAAATCGTTTGAAGAAGGCGTGAATGGTTTTTTAAACAGCTTGCTTGATTTTATCGCCTTTCTTCCTGGTTTAATGTTTGAAATCCTGATTTATCTAATCGCATTATATTTATTCAGCCTTGAGCTTCCGCGATTAAAAAGGATGATTGCAGACAGTTTAACCGAGAAAACGAAAGAGAAACTCACTCTTGTCCTGGAAGAATTAAATAAAGCAGGTATTGGGTTTGTAAAAGCGCAGATTTTTTTAAGTGCCCTGACTTTCGTGATGGCGTTTGCAGGTCTTTCCATCCTGGGAGTTCCCTACACAGTGGTCTTGTCTCTCCTGATTGTCATTGTGGATATTCTCCCGATACTCGGCACAGGATCTTTCCTCGTTCCATGGGCAATTTACGCATTTTTTCAAAATGACCAAGCATTATCAATTGGGCTGGTGATTCTCTTTTTAGTCATCACTGTGGTCAGAAGAGTCATTGAACCTAAAATCTTTTCAAGCAGTATGGGCATTACACCTTTAGCGGCGCTGATCAGCCTGTTCATAGGATTTAAGCTCCTTGGATTTATCGGTTTATTCGCTGGACCGGCGCTTGTCATTGTCTTTGACACACTTCGTAAAGCCCGCATGATTCGAACGGACTTTAAATTCTAA
- a CDS encoding Na+/H+ antiporter NhaC family protein produces METKGNGLALLPLIIFLALFVGSGIITGDFYKMPILVAIIIASGAALMMNRKETFTAKVENFAKGAGHLDLMIMVFIFILAGAFSEVAKGMGAVESTVNLALSFLPQSFLIAGLFIIGAFISLAMGTSMGTIAALAPIGVGISAEADISIALAMAAVIGGAMFGDNLSFISDTTIAAVRTQQTEMRDKFKVNFFIVLPAAIITCAVLIVMTLGNQSPVSPGEFSFLKMLPYIAVLVTALLGINVIIVLSGGILLSGVIGLSDGSYTLTAFLQKIADGIMGMAELVILSLLIGGMVELIKRNGGIHFILEAMTRRISSKKGAEFAIAGLVSTTNLATANNTISIIAAGPLAKDMADKYKIDKRKSASLLDIFSCSIQGLIPYGAQMLTAAQFAKISPADILPFSYYPFLIAVMGIVAIIIGYPKFKDSRQV; encoded by the coding sequence ATGGAGACAAAAGGAAATGGACTGGCATTATTGCCGTTAATCATATTTCTTGCCCTATTTGTAGGGTCTGGTATTATAACAGGCGATTTTTATAAGATGCCGATTCTTGTTGCAATTATTATTGCATCCGGTGCAGCTCTTATGATGAATCGTAAAGAGACGTTCACAGCGAAGGTTGAGAATTTCGCTAAAGGGGCAGGACATCTTGATTTGATGATCATGGTCTTTATATTCATCCTGGCCGGAGCTTTCTCAGAAGTGGCAAAAGGGATGGGAGCAGTTGAATCTACAGTCAATCTTGCGCTTTCATTTTTGCCGCAAAGCTTTTTGATTGCTGGATTATTTATCATTGGAGCTTTTATTTCACTTGCAATGGGAACTTCAATGGGAACAATTGCTGCACTTGCTCCAATTGGCGTTGGCATCAGTGCAGAAGCTGATATTTCAATAGCTCTTGCTATGGCTGCTGTTATTGGCGGTGCGATGTTCGGGGACAACCTGTCTTTTATATCGGATACAACAATTGCTGCAGTTCGAACACAGCAGACGGAAATGAGAGATAAGTTCAAGGTAAACTTCTTCATAGTTTTGCCGGCTGCCATCATTACTTGTGCTGTCTTAATTGTGATGACTCTCGGCAATCAATCTCCTGTTTCTCCTGGAGAATTCAGTTTCCTTAAAATGCTGCCTTATATAGCCGTTCTTGTAACAGCTCTTCTTGGAATAAATGTCATCATTGTTTTAAGTGGAGGTATCCTGCTTAGCGGAGTCATCGGCCTTTCTGATGGCAGCTATACGTTAACGGCTTTTCTTCAGAAAATAGCAGATGGTATTATGGGGATGGCCGAATTAGTCATTCTTTCACTCTTGATCGGCGGTATGGTTGAATTAATTAAGCGAAATGGCGGCATTCACTTTATTTTAGAAGCAATGACAAGAAGAATTTCTTCTAAAAAAGGAGCAGAATTTGCCATTGCCGGTCTTGTAAGCACGACAAACCTTGCGACAGCGAATAATACTATCTCTATTATTGCAGCAGGTCCGCTTGCAAAAGATATGGCAGATAAGTATAAGATTGATAAACGTAAATCTGCCAGCCTTTTGGATATTTTCTCTTGCAGTATACAGGGTTTAATTCCTTACGGTGCTCAAATGCTTACTGCGGCACAATTTGCAAAGATTTCACCAGCTGATATCCTGCCATTCTCTTATTACCCATTCTTAATTGCCGTTATGGGTATTGTTGCTATTATTATAGGCTATCCGAAATTCAAAGATTCCCGGCAAGTCTGA
- a CDS encoding class I SAM-dependent methyltransferase, translating to MFSSYSKLATEVYDIDKPVGHSFGDIEYYRERLKDVKGRILEPGAGSGRIFIPLLQDGLKIEGIDQSKDMLESCKKRCEERGLTPVLQEMGMSEMKLPRTFEAIIIPAGTFLLIEDRKQSILALKNFYDHLAAGGRLILDLYLQPDTALNEVKTKTWVTPEQNVITMESKRVEVNYLEQYSVSYLKYEKWQDGKLIDTELQRFAMRWYGVREFKLVLERLGFTDIVISADYTYGKEPVHAEQTITFEGRKPESTYS from the coding sequence ATGTTCAGCAGCTACAGCAAGCTTGCAACGGAAGTTTATGATATTGATAAGCCGGTCGGCCATTCTTTTGGAGACATCGAATATTACCGTGAGCGTCTCAAGGACGTAAAAGGACGTATTTTAGAGCCGGGTGCCGGTTCAGGAAGAATCTTTATTCCTTTGCTTCAGGATGGGCTGAAAATCGAAGGAATCGATCAATCAAAAGACATGCTCGAGTCATGCAAAAAGCGCTGCGAGGAGAGGGGGCTGACTCCAGTCCTGCAGGAAATGGGAATGAGCGAAATGAAACTCCCCCGCACCTTCGAGGCGATTATCATTCCAGCAGGGACGTTTTTGCTGATTGAAGACAGAAAGCAATCCATTTTGGCGCTTAAGAATTTTTACGATCATCTGGCTGCAGGCGGCCGTCTGATTCTTGATTTGTATCTTCAGCCTGATACTGCTCTAAATGAAGTCAAGACGAAAACTTGGGTTACACCCGAACAGAACGTTATTACAATGGAATCAAAGCGGGTGGAAGTGAATTACCTTGAGCAGTATTCGGTAAGCTATTTGAAATATGAAAAGTGGCAGGATGGGAAGCTGATTGACACTGAACTGCAGAGGTTTGCGATGAGATGGTACGGTGTACGTGAATTTAAATTAGTTTTAGAGCGGCTTGGATTTACAGACATTGTGATATCAGCTGATTATACATATGGAAAAGAACCCGTGCATGCGGAGCAAACCATTACGTTTGAAGGAAGAAAACCAGAAAGCACATACTCATGA
- a CDS encoding LLM class flavin-dependent oxidoreductase translates to MKYGFWLPIFGGWLRNVENENMPPTYAYAQEVIQKAEKWGYDTSLIAELYLNDIKGPEHDSLEAWTTAAALAAVTDKIEIMTAVRPGFHNPAVTAKMAANIDHISNGRFTLNVVSAWWEEEARQYGGIFTEHDARYDRTEEFIQVLKGLWEKETFTYQGDFYQFSHTHLYPKPVQKPNPILYAGGESPRGKETIARHCDAYVMHGGTVDEIRSKIDEMKRLRASAEGTPFQSFGMAAYIVCRDTDAEVQEELARITDIKESSAYAGYKDFTTKSQLEQKLELYDYSVSNRGLRPNLIGTPEQIADKIIQYEDAGLDLLLLQFSPQLEEMERFSAEVMPLVEEKRKAKPESTHSS, encoded by the coding sequence ATGAAATACGGATTTTGGCTGCCGATCTTCGGCGGATGGCTTCGGAATGTGGAAAATGAGAATATGCCCCCGACCTACGCTTATGCACAAGAGGTCATTCAGAAGGCGGAAAAATGGGGTTATGATACAAGCTTGATTGCCGAGCTTTACTTAAATGATATTAAAGGACCTGAGCACGATTCCCTCGAAGCATGGACCACAGCTGCCGCACTTGCAGCAGTGACAGACAAGATTGAAATCATGACCGCAGTAAGACCCGGTTTTCATAATCCCGCGGTCACAGCAAAAATGGCAGCCAACATCGATCACATCAGCAATGGCAGATTCACCTTAAACGTCGTATCAGCCTGGTGGGAAGAAGAAGCACGGCAATATGGCGGAATTTTTACTGAGCATGATGCAAGATATGACCGGACCGAGGAATTCATCCAAGTATTAAAAGGGCTGTGGGAAAAAGAAACCTTCACCTATCAAGGTGATTTCTATCAGTTCAGCCATACACATCTCTATCCAAAGCCTGTGCAAAAGCCGAATCCGATTCTTTATGCAGGCGGCGAAAGCCCCCGCGGAAAAGAAACCATTGCCAGACATTGTGATGCCTATGTTATGCACGGCGGAACGGTTGATGAAATCAGAAGCAAGATTGATGAGATGAAGAGGTTAAGAGCATCTGCTGAAGGCACACCGTTTCAATCCTTTGGAATGGCTGCTTACATTGTGTGCAGAGATACGGATGCTGAAGTTCAGGAGGAGCTAGCAAGAATCACGGATATTAAGGAATCATCAGCTTATGCGGGATATAAAGATTTCACAACAAAATCCCAGCTTGAACAAAAGCTCGAGCTTTATGATTACTCTGTCTCAAATCGCGGATTGCGACCGAATCTAATCGGAACGCCTGAGCAGATTGCAGATAAGATTATTCAGTATGAAGATGCCGGACTCGACTTGCTTCTGCTGCAATTCTCTCCGCAGCTAGAGGAAATGGAACGATTCTCAGCAGAAGTCATGCCGCTTGTGGAAGAAAAAAGAAAAGCGAAACCAGAAAGCACACACTCTTCATGA
- a CDS encoding DedA family protein, which produces MKEFIYSLLEVLADLGYYGIALGLMVEVIPSEIVLGYGGYLISLGQIKFTGAVVAGVIGGTLAQVFLYWMGYYGGRPFLEKFGKFLFINKHHLDLSEAWFEKYGAGVVFTARFIPVVRHAISIPAGIGKMPLWRFTIYTVAAMIPWTIFFLYLGIQLGTNWTEIKYAAEPYIIPIVIIMALAGIGYYLVKRNDPRTKRI; this is translated from the coding sequence ATGAAGGAATTCATTTATTCACTTTTAGAGGTTCTGGCTGATTTAGGCTATTACGGAATTGCTCTGGGTTTAATGGTTGAGGTTATTCCAAGTGAAATTGTTCTGGGGTATGGCGGCTATTTAATCTCTCTTGGACAAATTAAGTTTACGGGAGCGGTTGTTGCCGGAGTGATAGGTGGAACGCTTGCACAAGTTTTCCTTTATTGGATGGGGTATTATGGCGGAAGACCCTTTCTTGAAAAGTTCGGAAAATTTTTATTTATTAATAAACATCATTTGGATCTATCAGAGGCCTGGTTTGAAAAATATGGTGCCGGGGTTGTTTTTACAGCAAGATTCATTCCGGTTGTGAGACATGCCATTTCCATTCCTGCTGGAATCGGAAAGATGCCGTTATGGAGATTCACTATTTATACTGTTGCTGCCATGATTCCATGGACCATTTTCTTTTTGTACTTAGGGATTCAGCTCGGCACGAATTGGACCGAGATTAAATATGCTGCTGAGCCATATATTATTCCGATTGTCATTATTATGGCGCTTGCAGGTATCGGCTACTATCTTGTAAAACGCAATGATCCGCGCACAAAAAGGATTTAA
- a CDS encoding TetR/AcrR family transcriptional regulator, with product MRNQFSIEELLKLTDEDVKMSEKQKKVVEAAIEIFADKGFAAASTSEIAKKAGVAEGTIFRHYQTKKDLLFAIVMPTITKFIAPFLVRNFLQDVTKQNHQDVEQMLRYILENRYEFIKKNHPVIKILLQEVFFHEEFRGELRKVVEEHAVEKLKQLITHFQKKGEMIDIPPETVLRMIVTTIMGFLIGRFIILPDLNWDDEAEKEYTIQFLLHGLMKK from the coding sequence ATGAGAAATCAATTTTCCATTGAAGAGCTGTTGAAGCTGACAGATGAAGATGTAAAGATGAGTGAAAAACAAAAAAAGGTAGTGGAAGCTGCCATTGAAATATTTGCAGATAAAGGCTTTGCAGCAGCATCAACAAGCGAAATTGCTAAAAAAGCGGGAGTAGCAGAGGGGACGATTTTCCGTCATTATCAAACGAAAAAAGATCTGTTGTTTGCGATCGTTATGCCGACCATAACGAAATTCATTGCCCCGTTTTTAGTGAGAAATTTTCTTCAGGATGTGACGAAGCAAAATCATCAGGACGTTGAACAAATGCTGAGATACATTCTTGAAAACCGCTACGAGTTTATAAAGAAAAATCACCCTGTCATCAAGATTTTGCTTCAGGAAGTTTTTTTTCATGAAGAGTTCAGGGGGGAGCTTCGAAAGGTCGTTGAGGAACATGCAGTTGAGAAACTGAAGCAGCTGATCACGCACTTCCAGAAAAAAGGTGAGATGATTGACATTCCGCCTGAAACAGTTCTGAGGATGATCGTTACGACGATTATGGGATTCCTGATCGGAAGATTCATCATTCTGCCTGATCTGAACTGGGACGATGAAGCGGAAAAAGAATATACGATCCAGTTTCTTCTGCATGGACTGATGAAGAAGTAA
- a CDS encoding ABC transporter ATP-binding protein: MKVNISGLTKVYGKKRALDGITLQLEENKIYGLLGRNGAGKTTLMQILAGQIMPTGGSVLINNQKPFENQEITESICLINESENFKKGLKIKDIFKIANYFYPNWSRETAEKLLEDFYLNENMKIKTLSKGMESALGITVGLASRSPISIFDEPYIGLDAAARSKFYDLLLEEYEEYPRTFILSTHLIDEISRLLEEVLIVSEGRLLMQKNTDELREESFVVNGSSAAVSEFVKNKNVVYRKSFGSMEHAVLYGENRMEANEAGLQVEHVPVQDLMVYLTAKPKGGVSA, encoded by the coding sequence ATGAAAGTTAACATTAGCGGATTAACGAAGGTCTATGGCAAAAAAAGAGCGCTTGACGGCATTACCCTGCAGCTTGAAGAAAATAAGATTTACGGACTGCTGGGCAGGAATGGAGCCGGTAAAACAACATTGATGCAAATTCTTGCCGGGCAGATTATGCCTACTGGGGGATCAGTCTTGATTAATAACCAAAAGCCTTTTGAAAATCAAGAAATAACGGAGTCAATCTGTTTGATCAATGAAAGCGAAAATTTTAAAAAAGGGTTAAAGATAAAAGATATCTTTAAAATTGCAAATTACTTTTATCCAAATTGGAGCCGGGAAACAGCTGAAAAACTGCTTGAGGATTTTTATCTGAATGAAAATATGAAAATCAAAACTTTATCAAAGGGAATGGAATCTGCGCTGGGCATAACAGTTGGTCTTGCAAGCAGATCGCCGATTTCGATATTTGATGAGCCGTATATCGGACTTGATGCAGCAGCCAGAAGTAAGTTTTATGATTTGCTTTTGGAAGAGTACGAAGAATATCCGCGGACATTTATTTTATCCACTCATTTAATAGACGAAATCAGCCGGCTGCTGGAAGAAGTGCTGATTGTATCTGAAGGCAGGCTGCTGATGCAGAAAAATACAGATGAACTAAGAGAGGAATCATTTGTGGTCAATGGATCTTCAGCCGCCGTTTCAGAATTTGTAAAAAACAAAAACGTGGTTTACCGCAAATCATTTGGAAGTATGGAACACGCCGTCTTATACGGAGAAAACCGCATGGAAGCTAATGAGGCTGGATTGCAGGTTGAACATGTGCCGGTTCAGGATTTAATGGTTTATTTAACAGCAAAACCGAAAGGCGGGGTTTCTGCATGA
- a CDS encoding GNAT family N-acetyltransferase yields the protein MITIKRLSQCTLEEALTAWNKGFEGYYFDMTLSLENFFNRMVLENLSPALSVVAFHDSEPVGLVLNGIRTIDGKKIAWNGGTGVAPKYRSKGVGVKLMEEVLSLYEKENVDTATLEAVSHNDRAIKLYEKMGYQVVDRIAHLGLSAPLKFEEPKGGFRVQVKKPRDVQDVSFYNKLMPWQVQWQNIRDGESIHALDEKGETIGFALSKRKYDDDGTLSSILLFQCEAHPEHQEKEAVLRTLLHEAFAFSYTEEIHRTAVNLSKSNQLVHEILEKEGFIEKAEQVFMIKEMSA from the coding sequence ATGATCACAATTAAGAGATTGTCTCAATGTACGCTTGAAGAAGCTTTAACCGCATGGAATAAAGGTTTTGAGGGATATTATTTTGATATGACGCTGTCCCTTGAGAATTTTTTTAACCGAATGGTGCTTGAAAATCTTTCGCCGGCATTATCTGTTGTAGCTTTTCACGATTCAGAGCCGGTTGGACTGGTTCTGAATGGAATCAGAACCATAGACGGCAAAAAAATAGCATGGAATGGCGGTACAGGTGTTGCTCCTAAATACCGAAGCAAAGGGGTCGGGGTAAAGCTGATGGAAGAGGTTTTGTCTCTTTATGAAAAAGAAAATGTAGACACAGCTACTCTTGAAGCCGTCTCTCATAATGATCGTGCGATAAAGCTTTATGAAAAAATGGGCTATCAGGTTGTCGACCGGATTGCACACCTTGGTCTTTCAGCTCCTCTAAAGTTCGAAGAACCAAAAGGCGGATTCCGTGTCCAGGTTAAAAAGCCGAGGGACGTACAGGATGTCTCTTTTTATAACAAGCTGATGCCCTGGCAGGTGCAGTGGCAGAACATAAGGGACGGTGAATCCATTCATGCATTAGACGAAAAGGGTGAAACCATTGGCTTTGCCCTGTCAAAACGGAAATATGATGATGATGGAACGCTATCAAGCATCCTTTTATTTCAATGTGAGGCACACCCTGAACATCAAGAGAAAGAAGCTGTTCTGCGCACGCTGCTTCATGAAGCATTTGCATTTTCATACACAGAAGAGATTCACAGGACGGCTGTCAATCTATCGAAATCCAATCAGTTGGTCCATGAAATCTTAGAAAAAGAGGGTTTCATTGAAAAAGCGGAGCAAGTGTTTATGATCAAAGAGATGTCTGCATAG
- a CDS encoding TetR/AcrR family transcriptional regulator, producing MAPIVSDEYKEKKKRHILDSALKAFGEKGFQLATIDDIVAESGLSKGAIYNYFKSKEEIYLQLMQMRTEQNIAKLKRSFQERGTAKEKLHQFFKSYAEIELSQQWQKMIGVHLEFWIHSGRDEELKKVMTDRYDNVYQVLLVEIIEEGIRQNEFNKETDPSLISSMVWGTIDGICLHYSVIGGYYPYQKQIRALEEMIFMYLEKRGSA from the coding sequence GTGGCTCCAATTGTTTCAGATGAATATAAGGAAAAAAAGAAACGCCATATCCTGGATAGTGCCCTTAAGGCTTTTGGAGAAAAAGGATTTCAGCTTGCAACAATAGACGATATTGTAGCTGAATCTGGGTTAAGTAAAGGCGCAATCTACAACTATTTTAAAAGCAAGGAAGAAATTTACCTTCAGCTGATGCAGATGCGGACAGAGCAGAATATCGCCAAACTGAAAAGAAGTTTTCAAGAGAGAGGGACTGCAAAAGAAAAACTTCACCAGTTTTTCAAAAGCTATGCAGAAATTGAGCTATCTCAACAGTGGCAGAAAATGATCGGTGTTCACCTTGAATTCTGGATTCATTCAGGCCGTGATGAAGAACTTAAGAAAGTCATGACAGACCGGTATGACAACGTTTATCAAGTACTGCTTGTTGAGATCATTGAAGAAGGCATAAGACAGAATGAATTCAACAAAGAGACGGATCCATCGCTCATATCTTCTATGGTATGGGGAACCATAGACGGCATTTGTCTTCACTATTCAGTGATAGGCGGGTATTACCCTTATCAAAAACAAATCCGTGCTTTAGAAGAAATGATCTTCATGTACTTAGAAAAGAGGGGATCTGCATGA
- a CDS encoding YqzG/YhdC family protein yields the protein MKTTIFANTAKKKEGIVKMKSWLNILLIFCLAGSTTAFSVHAHAETKVLSYEEYGRIAMRKTMEKYPGAQITDYLHVGKKRKTETSIETFKLTLKEKNKTFQVLVLVEYNEKTKKVVKVTFEKIS from the coding sequence TTGAAAACAACAATTTTTGCGAACACAGCCAAAAAGAAAGAAGGGATTGTAAAAATGAAGAGCTGGCTGAACATCTTGCTGATTTTCTGTTTGGCAGGAAGTACGACCGCGTTTTCTGTTCATGCTCATGCAGAAACCAAAGTTCTTTCTTATGAAGAGTACGGAAGAATTGCTATGCGCAAGACCATGGAAAAATACCCTGGTGCTCAAATCACAGATTACCTGCACGTAGGCAAAAAGAGAAAAACAGAAACTTCAATCGAAACGTTCAAGCTTACGCTGAAGGAAAAGAATAAAACGTTTCAAGTGCTTGTTTTAGTTGAATATAATGAAAAGACGAAAAAAGTGGTCAAGGTTACATTTGAGAAAATATCATAA